A window of Argopecten irradians isolate NY chromosome 14, Ai_NY, whole genome shotgun sequence contains these coding sequences:
- the LOC138308152 gene encoding uncharacterized protein, with protein sequence MEYRICKQYTMEYRVCKLYTMEYRICKLYTMEYRVCKLYTMEYRVCKLYTMEYRVCKLYTMEYRKLYTMEYRLCKLYTMEYRLCKLYTMEYRLCKLYTMEYRLCKLYTMEYRICKLYTMEYRICKLYTMEYRVCKLYTMEYRICKLYTMEYRLCKLYTMEYRLCKLYTMEYRICKLYTMEYRICKLYTMEYRICK encoded by the coding sequence ATGGAATACAGAATATGTAAGCAGTACACCATGGAATACAGAGTATGTAAGCTGTACACCATGGAATACAGAATATGTAAGCTGTACACCATGGAATACAGAGTATGTAAGCTGTACACCATGGAATACAGAGTATGTAAGCTGTACACCATGGAATACAGAGTATGTAAGCTGTACACCATGGAATACAGAAAGCTGTACACCATGGAATACAGACTATGTAAGCTGTACACCATGGAATACAGACTATGTAAGCTGTACACCATGGAATACAGACTATGTAAGCTGTACACCATGGAATACAGACTATGTAAGCTGTACACCATGGAATACAGAATATGTAAGCTGTACACCATGGAATACAGAATATGTAAGCTGTACACCATGGAATACAGAGTATGTAAGCTGTACACCATGGAATACAGAATATGTAAGCTGTACACCATGGAATACAGACTATGTAAGCTGTACACCATGGAATACAGACTATGTAAGCTGTACACCATGGAATACAGAATATGTAAGCTGTACACCATGGAATACAGAATATGTAAGCTGTACACCATGGAATACAGAATATGTAAGTAG
- the LOC138308153 gene encoding uncharacterized protein has product MEYRVCRPYTTEYRICKQYTMEYRVCKLYTMEYRVCKLYTTEYRVCKLYTMEYRVCKLYTMEYRICKLYTTEYRICKQYTMEYRVCKLYTMEYRVCKLYTMEYRVCKLYTMEYRVCKLYTMEYRVCKLYTMEYRVCKLYTMEYRVCKQYTMEYRLCKLYTMEYRVCKQYTMEYRVCKLYTMEYRVCKLYTMEYRVCYLYTTEYRVCKLYTTEYRYVSSTPWNIQSM; this is encoded by the coding sequence ATGGAATACAGAGTATGTAGGCCGTACACCACGGAATACAGAATATGTAAGCAGTACACCATGGAATATAGAGTATGCAAGCTGTACACAATGGAATATAGAGTATGTAAGCTGTACACCACGGAATACAGAGTATGTAAGCTGTACACCATGGAATACAGAGTATGTAAGCTGTACACCATGGAATACAGAATATGTAAGCTGTACACCACGGAATACAGAATATGTAAGCAGTACACCATGGAATATAGAGTATGCAAGCTGTACACAATGGAATATAGAGTATGTAAGCTGTACACCATGGAATACAGAGTATGTAAGCTGTACACCATGGAATACAGAGTATGTAAGCTGTACACCATGGAATACAGAGTATGTAAGCTGTACACCATGGAATACAGAGTATGTAAGCTGTACACCATGGAATACAGAGTATGTAAGCAGTACACCATGGAATACAGATTATGTAAGCTGTACACCATGGAATACAGAGTATGTAAGCAGTACACCATGGAATACAGAGTATGTAAGCTGTACACCATGGAATACAGAGTATGTAAGCTGTACACCATGGAATACAGAGTATGTTACCTATACACCACGGAATACAGAGTATGTAAGCTGTACACAACGGAATACAGATATGTAAGCAGTACACCATGGAATATACAGAGTATGTAA
- the LOC138307386 gene encoding thialysine N-epsilon-acetyltransferase-like: protein MADYIIRPAVKDDCEEILRLIQELAEFEKLPEQVKMTAETLRRDGFGDQKFFTCLVVEAKGNTGEGGQATLWGYALYYFAYSTWEGRVMYLEDLYISPAQRGKGIGTKLFNAVIKIGVDLDCQRMQWVVLSWNQRSIDFYKARGAFDVTSKENWNIFRMDRPVLEQLCKT from the exons ATGGCGGATTACATCATCAGGCCTGCTGTAAAGGATGACTGTGAGGAGATCCTTCGCCTGATACAG GAGTTAGCCGAATTCGAAAAACTACCAGAGCAAGTGAAGATGACAGCTGAAA CGCTGAGAAGAGACGGGTTCGGCGATCAGAAGTTTTTCACTTGTCTGGTTGTAGAGGCTAAAGGGAACACAG gtGAGGGAGGTCAAGCTACCTTGTGGGGATATGCTTTGTATTACTTCGCCTACTCTACCTGGGAAGGACGTGTGATGTACCTAGAGGATCTGTATATATCGCCAGCACAAAGAGGAAAGGGTATCGGCACCAAGCTCTTCAATGCTGTAATAAAG ATCGGAGTGGACCTGGACTGTCAGAGGATGCAGTGGGTGGTCCTAAGTTGGAACCAGCGGTCAATTGACTTCTACAAGGCACGTGGCGCGTTTGATGTGACTAGCAAAGAGAACTGGAATATTTTTCGGATGGACAGACCCGTGTTAGAGCAGTTGTGTAAGACATAA
- the LOC138307297 gene encoding thialysine N-epsilon-acetyltransferase-like translates to MEEYTIRPAVAGDCEEILRLRQEMSVYNRNPSLQMTADRLRKDGFGEWKWFECIVVEDKKMRAQDQTFLWGYALYFYIYTTSIGRTIFLEDIFLSEQYRGSGVGSKLFSQVAQIGLAQDCQILKWEVYNWNTASIEFYKKRGAYDVTETTDLNVYQMNRLELEQLAKSH, encoded by the exons ATGGAGGAGTATACCATCAGACCGGCTGTGGCAGGGGACTGCGAGGAAATCCTCCGTCTCAGACAG GAAATGTCCGTTTATAACAGGAATCCGTCCTTACAAATGACAGCAGATA GACTCAGGAAAGATGGTTTCGGAGAGTGGAAATGGTTCGAATGCATAGTTGTTGAAGACAAGAAAATGAGAG CACAAGACCAGACCTTCCTTTGGGGTTACGCCCTATACTTCTACATCTACACCACTAGCATTGGGCGGACCATCTTCCTGGAGGACATCTTTCTATCAGAACAATACAGGGGCAGCGGTGTTGGATCTAAACTTTTTAGTCAAGTAGCACAG ATTGGTTTAGCCCAGGATTGTCAAATATTGAAGTGGGAAGTATACAATTGGAATACGGCGTCAATAGAATTCTACAAGAAACGGGGGGCATATGACGTCACCGAGACGACCGACTTAAATGTCTACCAAATGAATAGACTCGAGCTAGAACAGCTAGCAAAGTCACATTGA